One region of Pleuronectes platessa chromosome 18, fPlePla1.1, whole genome shotgun sequence genomic DNA includes:
- the arl4ab gene encoding ADP-ribosylation factor-like 4ab: protein MGNGLSDHHSLLPCLPSFKALHIVILGLDCAGKTTVLYRLRFNEFVNTVPTKGFNTEKIKVSIKGSRRTASFHFWDVGGQEKLRPLWRSYTRCADGIVFVVDSVDAERIEEAKTELHKITRLAENQGVPVLVVANKQDLRNSLSLAEMESMLALGELSTATPWHLQPACAIIGEGLQEGLQKLHAMIMKRRKMLRQQKKKKR from the coding sequence ATGGGGAACGGATTATCGGACCATCACTCTCTCCTCCCATGCCTCCCTTCCTTCAAGGCTCTTCACATTGTCATTTTAGGACTGGACTGTGCGGGAAAGACTACAGTGCTTTATCGTCTGCGTTTCAATGAGTTTGTGAACACTGTCCCAACCAAGGGTTTTAACACAGAGAAGATCAAAGTGTCAATCAAAGGCAGCCGGCGGACGGCGTCTTTCCACTTCTGGGATGTCGGCGGCCAGGAGAAGCTGCGGCCGCTGTGGCGGTCTTACACGCGCTGTGCAGATGGCATCGTGTTCGTGGTGGACTCTGTGGATGCGGAGCGCATAGAGGAGGCCAAGACGGAGCTGCACAAGATCACGCGGCTGGCAGAGAACCAGGGCGTGCCAGTTCTGGTGGTGGCTAACAAGCAGGATCTGAGGAACTCACTCAGTCTGGCTGAGATGGAGAGTATGTTGGCTCTGGGCGAGCTCAGCACGGCCACACCCTGGCACCTACAGCCCGCCTGTGCTATCATTGGCGAGGGGCTGCAGGAAGGTCTGCAGAAGCTGCACGCCATGatcatgaagaggaggaagatgctgcggcaacagaagaagaagaagagatga